A window of the Tripterygium wilfordii isolate XIE 37 chromosome 12, ASM1340144v1, whole genome shotgun sequence genome harbors these coding sequences:
- the LOC120011115 gene encoding uncharacterized protein LOC120011115 isoform X3, whose translation MKGALDYERGNVSDGGSPLENMGTPASLKSEVHEAVVGLSMMTPLSDVSNASNNSIEVKNLAESPDVADLPASKFSFSIPSPFVMPVGDPFSTHVHQLPPNSTPTRRARRSHGYRLFRQVSDSRILGLKSPNDYAESDGRSSVVHSTCSNDLTTGSHGGSSDGWSMRTFTELVASSQRERWSFDSEHLGSAHGRIGESSGRLSYCPSLESQTCGSCSKLLPARSSWSCNELSVAAVLVCGHVYHAECLETLTQEADRYDPSCPICMVGENQVSKMSRKALRMEADLRAKTHKISRNRVIDSYLDGGFDDIDRQSNAKQVAKASKMEASSSSRGAFSKPFLKRHLSIGTKWRRSLSENDYARRKEGFWARYRKYLAPK comes from the exons ATGAAAGGGGCTTTAGATTATGAGAGAGGTAATGTTTCTGATGGAGGAAGTCCACTTGAGAATATGGGGACTCCTGCTTCTCTAAAGTCAGAAGTCCACGAAGCTGTTGTAGGTTTGAGTATGATGACTCCACTGTCAG ATGTATCCAATGCGAGCAATAATTCTATAGAG GTGAAGAACTTGGCTGAATCACCAGATGTTGCAGATCTACCAgcctcaaaattttcattttccataCCCTCTCCATTTGTGATGCCTGTTGGCGACCCTTTTTCAACTCATGTGCATCAGCTCCCTCCCAACTCCACCCCTACCCGCCGGGCTCGGCGTTCGCATGGGTACCGGCTATTTAGACAGGTGTCAGATAGCCGAATCCTGGGATTGAAATCGCCAAATGATTATGCAGAGTCTGATGGAAGGTCGTCAGTTGTACACTCCACCTGCAGCAATGACTTGACAACTGGATCCCATGGTGGTTCGTCTGATGGCTGGTCCATGCGCACCTTTACTGAGCTTGTTGCATCTTCTCAGAGAGAGAGGTGGTCATTTGACAGTGAGCACTTGGGTTCTGCCCATGGTAGGATAGGTGAATCTAGTGGAAGGCTCTCATACTGTCCGTCTCTAGAGTCGCAAACTTGTGGGTCTTGCTCAAAGCTCTTGCCAGCGAGATCTTCATGGAGCTGCAACGAGCTGTCAGTTGCTGCCGTGCTGGTTTGTGGTCATGTTTACCATGCTGAGTGCCTGGAGACACTTACGCAAGAGGCTGATAGGTATGACCCATCTTGCCCAATATGCATGGTTGGAGAAAACCAAGTATCGAAGATGTCTAGGAAGGCTTTGAGAATGGAGGCAGATTTAAGGGCAAAAACCCATAAGATATCTAGAAATCGAGTCATAGACAGTTACCTTGATGGTGGTTTTGATGATATCGATCGCCAAAGCAATGCGAAACAAGTTGCAAAAGCTTCCAAGATGGAAGCCAGCTCTAGTTCAAGGGGCGCCTTTTCCAAGCCTTTCTTGAAACGACACTTATCAATTGGGACCAAGTGGAGGAGATCCTTGTCAGAGAATGATTATGCCAGAAGGAAGGAGGGATTTTGGGCTAGATATCGCAAATATTTAGCTCCCAAGTGA
- the LOC120011115 gene encoding uncharacterized protein LOC120011115 isoform X2, producing the protein MRKMNLTCSPTWSFQWENQRRVAGEIDDFPSQVSHGISGNLDVEMKGALDYERGNVSDGGSPLENMGTPASLKSEVHEAVVGLSMMTPLSDVSNASNNSIEVKNLAESPDVADLPASKFSFSIPSPFVMPVGDPFSTHVHQLPPNSTPTRRARRSHGYRLFRQVSDSRILGLKSPNDYAESDGRSSVVHSTCSNDLTTGSHGGSSDGWSMRTFTELVASSQRERWSFDSEHLGSAHGRIGESSGRLSYCPSLESQTCGSCSKLLPARSSWSCNELSVAAVLVCGHVYHAECLETLTQEADRYDPSCPICMVGENQVSKMSRKALRMEADLRAKTHKISRNRVIDSYLDGGFDDIDRQSNAKQVAKASKMEASSSSRGAFSKPFLKRHLSIGTKWRRSLSENDYARRKEGFWARYRKYLAPK; encoded by the exons ATGCGTAAAAT GAATTTAACATGTTCTCCAACTTGGAGCTTCCAGTGGGAAAATCAAAGACGTGTTGCTGGTGAAATCGATGATTTTCCCTCTCAAGTCTCTCATGGAATCAGTGGGAATCTTGATGTGGAGATGAAAGGGGCTTTAGATTATGAGAGAGGTAATGTTTCTGATGGAGGAAGTCCACTTGAGAATATGGGGACTCCTGCTTCTCTAAAGTCAGAAGTCCACGAAGCTGTTGTAGGTTTGAGTATGATGACTCCACTGTCAG ATGTATCCAATGCGAGCAATAATTCTATAGAG GTGAAGAACTTGGCTGAATCACCAGATGTTGCAGATCTACCAgcctcaaaattttcattttccataCCCTCTCCATTTGTGATGCCTGTTGGCGACCCTTTTTCAACTCATGTGCATCAGCTCCCTCCCAACTCCACCCCTACCCGCCGGGCTCGGCGTTCGCATGGGTACCGGCTATTTAGACAGGTGTCAGATAGCCGAATCCTGGGATTGAAATCGCCAAATGATTATGCAGAGTCTGATGGAAGGTCGTCAGTTGTACACTCCACCTGCAGCAATGACTTGACAACTGGATCCCATGGTGGTTCGTCTGATGGCTGGTCCATGCGCACCTTTACTGAGCTTGTTGCATCTTCTCAGAGAGAGAGGTGGTCATTTGACAGTGAGCACTTGGGTTCTGCCCATGGTAGGATAGGTGAATCTAGTGGAAGGCTCTCATACTGTCCGTCTCTAGAGTCGCAAACTTGTGGGTCTTGCTCAAAGCTCTTGCCAGCGAGATCTTCATGGAGCTGCAACGAGCTGTCAGTTGCTGCCGTGCTGGTTTGTGGTCATGTTTACCATGCTGAGTGCCTGGAGACACTTACGCAAGAGGCTGATAGGTATGACCCATCTTGCCCAATATGCATGGTTGGAGAAAACCAAGTATCGAAGATGTCTAGGAAGGCTTTGAGAATGGAGGCAGATTTAAGGGCAAAAACCCATAAGATATCTAGAAATCGAGTCATAGACAGTTACCTTGATGGTGGTTTTGATGATATCGATCGCCAAAGCAATGCGAAACAAGTTGCAAAAGCTTCCAAGATGGAAGCCAGCTCTAGTTCAAGGGGCGCCTTTTCCAAGCCTTTCTTGAAACGACACTTATCAATTGGGACCAAGTGGAGGAGATCCTTGTCAGAGAATGATTATGCCAGAAGGAAGGAGGGATTTTGGGCTAGATATCGCAAATATTTAGCTCCCAAGTGA
- the LOC120011115 gene encoding uncharacterized protein LOC120011115 isoform X1 encodes MGSACCIAARDRTSPDRTVGETLHRNLTCSPTWSFQWENQRRVAGEIDDFPSQVSHGISGNLDVEMKGALDYERGNVSDGGSPLENMGTPASLKSEVHEAVVGLSMMTPLSDVSNASNNSIEVKNLAESPDVADLPASKFSFSIPSPFVMPVGDPFSTHVHQLPPNSTPTRRARRSHGYRLFRQVSDSRILGLKSPNDYAESDGRSSVVHSTCSNDLTTGSHGGSSDGWSMRTFTELVASSQRERWSFDSEHLGSAHGRIGESSGRLSYCPSLESQTCGSCSKLLPARSSWSCNELSVAAVLVCGHVYHAECLETLTQEADRYDPSCPICMVGENQVSKMSRKALRMEADLRAKTHKISRNRVIDSYLDGGFDDIDRQSNAKQVAKASKMEASSSSRGAFSKPFLKRHLSIGTKWRRSLSENDYARRKEGFWARYRKYLAPK; translated from the exons ATGGGATCTGCTTGTTGTATTGCTGCAAGAGATAGAACCAGTCCCGACAGAACTGTTGGTGAAACTTTGCACAGGAATTTAACATGTTCTCCAACTTGGAGCTTCCAGTGGGAAAATCAAAGACGTGTTGCTGGTGAAATCGATGATTTTCCCTCTCAAGTCTCTCATGGAATCAGTGGGAATCTTGATGTGGAGATGAAAGGGGCTTTAGATTATGAGAGAGGTAATGTTTCTGATGGAGGAAGTCCACTTGAGAATATGGGGACTCCTGCTTCTCTAAAGTCAGAAGTCCACGAAGCTGTTGTAGGTTTGAGTATGATGACTCCACTGTCAG ATGTATCCAATGCGAGCAATAATTCTATAGAG GTGAAGAACTTGGCTGAATCACCAGATGTTGCAGATCTACCAgcctcaaaattttcattttccataCCCTCTCCATTTGTGATGCCTGTTGGCGACCCTTTTTCAACTCATGTGCATCAGCTCCCTCCCAACTCCACCCCTACCCGCCGGGCTCGGCGTTCGCATGGGTACCGGCTATTTAGACAGGTGTCAGATAGCCGAATCCTGGGATTGAAATCGCCAAATGATTATGCAGAGTCTGATGGAAGGTCGTCAGTTGTACACTCCACCTGCAGCAATGACTTGACAACTGGATCCCATGGTGGTTCGTCTGATGGCTGGTCCATGCGCACCTTTACTGAGCTTGTTGCATCTTCTCAGAGAGAGAGGTGGTCATTTGACAGTGAGCACTTGGGTTCTGCCCATGGTAGGATAGGTGAATCTAGTGGAAGGCTCTCATACTGTCCGTCTCTAGAGTCGCAAACTTGTGGGTCTTGCTCAAAGCTCTTGCCAGCGAGATCTTCATGGAGCTGCAACGAGCTGTCAGTTGCTGCCGTGCTGGTTTGTGGTCATGTTTACCATGCTGAGTGCCTGGAGACACTTACGCAAGAGGCTGATAGGTATGACCCATCTTGCCCAATATGCATGGTTGGAGAAAACCAAGTATCGAAGATGTCTAGGAAGGCTTTGAGAATGGAGGCAGATTTAAGGGCAAAAACCCATAAGATATCTAGAAATCGAGTCATAGACAGTTACCTTGATGGTGGTTTTGATGATATCGATCGCCAAAGCAATGCGAAACAAGTTGCAAAAGCTTCCAAGATGGAAGCCAGCTCTAGTTCAAGGGGCGCCTTTTCCAAGCCTTTCTTGAAACGACACTTATCAATTGGGACCAAGTGGAGGAGATCCTTGTCAGAGAATGATTATGCCAGAAGGAAGGAGGGATTTTGGGCTAGATATCGCAAATATTTAGCTCCCAAGTGA